In the genome of Aspergillus flavus chromosome 8, complete sequence, one region contains:
- a CDS encoding uncharacterized protein (expressed protein), with protein sequence MKAFYVLSLLALAAFGLAQPNELPAPDSPERTQDCCHADKNGRCEDGTQGTPYCGYRCKCPSIPISVHTFNTKHGVQRATSSDATAMAAAVIDKRSQSP encoded by the exons ATGAAGGCCTTCTACGTCCTCAGCCTTCTCGCCCTTGCGGCTTTCGGCCTGGCACAACCAAATGAACTCCCTGCTCCTGACTCGCCAGAGAGGACTCAGGACTGCTGCCACGCAGACAAGAATGGG CGTTGCGAGGATGGTACTCAGGGAACGCCTTACTGTGGATATAGATGTAAGTGCCCATCTATTCCAATAAGTGTTCATACATTCAACACTAAGCATGGCGTACAGCGTGCAACATCTTCGGATGCAACTGCGATGGCGGCTGCCGTCATAGATAAACGTTCCCAGAGCCCGTAG
- a CDS encoding uncharacterized protein (expressed protein): protein MWGMAPLHNLSRSAKYEALGRPPRQIIPLVDLWKQGELVRPVELPENLRTDEFYLSNFGLAMKLGNPIIPKGYPPTDFCFPDRLHKMKPSFACDMLSYMVIFGAIYLRFPPFRSWRYLIKCLGPLPEQWKGLYNHPQKNFYRTWTLF, encoded by the coding sequence ATGTGGGGAATGGCTCCACTCCATAATCTATCTAGGAGTGCTAAATATGAGGCACTCGGTCGACCACCAAGGCAAATCATACCACTTGTCGATCTCTGGAAGCAGGGAGAACTTGTTCGTCCTGTTGAGCTCCCTGAGAATCTACGCACAGACGAATTCTATCTCAGTAATTTTGGTCTAGCGATGAAACTTGGCAACCCCATAATCCCAAAAGGCTATCCGCCTACAGATTTCTGCTTCCCTGATCGTCTTCATAAGATGAAACCAAGCTTTGCCTGCGATATGTTGAGTTACATGGTCATCTTCGGAGCAATTTATCTTCGTTTCCCGCCTTTTCGTAGCTGGCGCTACCTTATCAAGTGTTTGGGTCCACTCCCTGAGCAGTGGAAGGGCCTTTACAATCATCCGCAAAAGAACTTCTACAGGACCTGGACGCTATTCTAA